ACGAGCTCCTGACACGGGTCCTACCGAGTTCCGTCACCCATAGCTTTACGTACGACGCCGCGGGCAACCTTCACACCGATGCCGTCACCTCCGGGGCGACCACGATCTACACCCACGACGCGTGGAACCGGCTCCTCAAGGTCGAGGTCGACGACGGCATCTCGGTCGAGACCCGACTCGAGCAGGAATTCAACGGCCTCACCTGGCGCACACTCAAGCGCGAGGACACGGACTTCGACGGCGACCTCGACGAGGAGCGGACCTTCACCTACGACGGGTCCTGGCGGCTCTTGGAGGAGCGAGTTGACAAGGACATCGACTCTGACCTCGACAAGCGCGTGCAATACGTCTGGGGACTGAGGTACATTGACGACTGCCTCATGCACCGCGCGGACGTGAACAACGACGGTTCGTACGGCGCCTCCGGCGGCGAGGGCACCTGGTACCACCTCACGGACGGGATGTTCTCGACGGTCGCGGTCCTCGACCCGGCCGCGGCCGTGGTCGAGCGTGTGAGCTACGACGCCTACGGACAGGCCAGGCACCAGACGGCGGGCGACATCAACGGCGACGGCGCGACCGACGGCGCCGACCTCAGCATCGTGCTCGGCATCGGAACCAAGTCGATCGGCCAGTCCGGCTATCGCGCTGAGGCGGACCTCACCCGCAACGGCACGGTCAACTCCGGCGACCTTGCGGTCGTCCTCGGAAACTGGGCCGGGAGCCTCGCGTCCGGGCTGATTTCCGATCCCGCCGGCCCCGACAATGCAATCGGGTGGGACGGGTATGCGTTCAATGCGGCGACGGCGGATTACATCGTTAGGTATCGCGGGTATGACCCGGTACAGGGACGATGGAAGCGGCACGATCCGCTTGGCTACATCGAGAGCACTAATCTATATCAGTATGCCGCCAGTGTTCCACTCAGTCGGATCGATCCGTTTGGGCAAGAGAGCTCGACGGCTTGTGCGATGAATCCGACTCTCCCATTTCAGGCAATTCTCGCAAAATTGGAAGCCGGCGCAATTACTCAGTACCAGGCCGCAAAGCTACTTGCCGCGCTAGGTCTGTTCACTGCCGCTCAGATTGCGCAACTAACTTCCGTTTCGGTTAAGACGGCCGACGAGCTGTTGAAGCTCGAAAACCTTAATCGCAAGTTCGCGGCAGCGTTGGATGCGATCAAGGCCGAGATTGTTGCTTTGCTTCTGAAGCAAATGAGTTGCCAGGCCGCGATCGCTGCAAAGAACCGGGAGTGTGGCAATCGTGGAGGCGGCAATCAGCCGCGGAGCTGTGATGGCTTGACGGCAACCCCTCGCCTCAATAAGACTCGCGACTGCACGATCTTCCTGGAGCGCGCGCAGCACTTCCGAAGATGCATGCTCGCGAGAGCGGCAGTCCTGATGCTCTGCGATAGAATGACAGATCCAGACCGTCTTGGCCATCTAGAACAATGGAAGGGAATGCTCCAAGGTGAATCGAAGTGCATGGTAGAGTGGAAGAAATGCCACGACCAGAATAATGAGTTGTGGAGACAGCTCCGATGAACATCGATAGAGCGCCAGATGGAGACTTCTTCGAATCATGTCCGCTCAGATTGATTAACTGGTTGGCATCAGCTATCGACGCCGACCACTGGCGACTCTTCTGCGACCAATACAGTGCTGATCCGCCCTTAGCCGACGAACTGCTGCGGCTACGAGAAGCAGATAGGAATCGACCTCCTGAGTTTTCGGTAGATGCATATGACGCACTACATGCGATGCCCCATCACATCGCAATGGGAATGAGCCGTGAACTGCCGCATGCAGGAGCATTGCGCCTCGAGGCGTTCGCGATCTCAATGTCGCTGAGTGCGGAGCTTCGAGGCCAAGTGGTAGCGGACACGCCCTGGCGGTCGATCTTGCGTCTCATTGAGTTGTGCGACCAGATTGGAGGAGATTGCTTGCGTCCCTGTGGTGACTTTATTATGTGGATGCGGGTGCATGTCGAGCGCGACCGATGGCGTGATGTTATGTGTGCGCTCTCGGCGCTCGTGCTTGTCAGTGCGGCTTCGCATGCAGCGACGAATGGCGCGGTAGTGCTTCGCGATCTCAGCCGGTTTCACATGCAGGGGGAGGAGTGGCGGCAATTGCCATTCGCCCGCATAGCAAGCGACGCGAGCTCCCGCTTGACGAAGAGCGTCGAAGATTACAACGCGGCCATCCGGTCGCTCTCCCCATGAGGTAGTGTTCGTCACGATGCGCACATTCGATCAAGCGGCCTCCGAGGGAAGGTGACGCGGCTCGTCGGGGTCAGATGTTCGCGATCGGACGAATCGCGAGATCTCGGCCGGAGAATGAGGGTTTGCACATGGATCGCTCGTCAGGCAGCTCACTTATTGAGGTTTGAATAGTCACACGACGGGCTCACAGTGGAAGCCGTGCGTGGTTGAAGAAGGACCGGAGCAATTGCTGGGAGCTGGCCGTTCGACGGAAGGAGTGGACGAGTTCGTGACCGAGCGTGTCGATGCGGTCAGGGATGAAGTTCGCCAGGTCGGTGTACTTGGCGCGGTTCCACACCTGCTCGTCGGGGTTGAGCTCGGGCGCGTACGGCGGCAGCCACTCGAAGTGGATGCGGTCCCCATACCGCTCGCGAAGTTCCCGCGCCGCGGCCCGATGCACGTTGAGACGATCGAGGACGACGACCAATCGTCGGCGCGTGCGGCGGAGCAGACGCTCGAGGAATGCGGCGAAGTGTTCGGTTCGGACGTTGTGGCGGAGCACGTCGAAGTAGAGGCCCAGTCGACGCGATCGCGGGGAGACGGTGATGGCCGAGATCGCCGAGAGTCGATCGCGTCGGTCCCAGCTGCAGTGAATCGGCGTCCGTCCGCGCGGCGCCCAGGTCCGACGCACGGTCGGCTGGAGCATGAAGCCGGATTCGTCGACGAAGGCAATGGTGCTACGACTTCGCCGCGCGTTTTTTTATGCGTGGCCACTCGACATGACGCCACACGGCGATCGCGCCGTCGTCCCGTTCGCGTGCCTGGCGCTCGGGCTTCTGGCAGGACCAGTCCATGCGTCGGAGCAGATGCCAGACGCCGGACGGATCGAAGGTCACGCCGAAGCGACGCTCGATCACCTGACCGACGCGCTCGAGCGTGCAGAGCTCCGTCGAGAACCCGAGCTTCGTTGGGCCCCGCAGCAGGAGCTTGGCGAGCTGCTCCATCTGCCGATCGTTCAGCTTGCGCGGTCGTCCAGGATGGCGTTTCTGCTTCAGGCCGTCCTCGCCACCTTGCCTCCGCT
This is a stretch of genomic DNA from Phycisphaeraceae bacterium. It encodes these proteins:
- a CDS encoding transposase; protein product: MLQPTVRRTWAPRGRTPIHCSWDRRDRLSAISAITVSPRSRRLGLYFDVLRHNVRTEHFAAFLERLLRRTRRRLVVVLDRLNVHRAAARELRERYGDRIHFEWLPPYAPELNPDEQVWNRAKYTDLANFIPDRIDTLGHELVHSFRRTASSQQLLRSFFNHARLPL
- a CDS encoding IS630 family transposase, with product MSLLDNGHTQAEVAKMLGVAHSSVATWVKKRRQGGEDGLKQKRHPGRPRKLNDRQMEQLAKLLLRGPTKLGFSTELCTLERVGQVIERRFGVTFDPSGVWHLLRRMDWSCQKPERQARERDDGAIAVWRHVEWPRIKKRAAKS